The Corynebacterium atypicum genome contains the following window.
GGGGCGTGGTGCAGGGCGCGCAGTACGAGGACCTGCGCAGGCGCGCCGCCCGAGGGCTCGTCGAGCTGTCCCAGGAGGCCGAGGCGGAAGGCCGGCGTGGCTTCGGCGGCTTTGGCATCGGCGGCGCCCTGGAGAAGCAGAACCTGGGCACCATCGTGCGGTGGGTAAATGAGGAGCTGCCGGAGGGCAAACCCCGGCATTTGCTGGGGATCTCCGAGCCGGATGACTTGTTTACGGCCGTGGCCAACGGTGCGGACACGTTTGACTGTGTGGCCCCGACCCGGCTGGGCCGCCGTGGCGGGGTGTACACGCTTGACGGCCGGCTGAACTTGAAGGGAGCTCGGTTTAAACGCGATTTCTCGGGCGTGGACGAGGAGTTTGGCGGCTACGTCTCAGAGAACTACTCGCGCGCCTATATCCACCACCTGCTCAAGGCTAAGGAATACCTCGCGGGCACGTTGTGCACGTTGCACAACGTGGAGTTCATGGTGCGCCTGGTGGATCGGATGTGGCAGGCGATCGTTGACGGCGATTTCTTCGAGTTCCGCGATGAGTTCCTGGGCCGCTACTACGCGGCTAAGCGGTAATCGGTTTCCCAATGCGGATATGTTAGGCAGAACGATAAAAAGGGGATGAACATGCCCGAGCGGCATGAGAAACAGTGAATGTTCCCAGCCCTGGCGTGCTAGCCAGCAAAATCTTGCCCCCGGATGAGGTATAGGGGGCGGCGAAGGGCTACTGCAGCTCGCGGCGCTTGATCCACCCGATAACCGCGTAGGTTACGGGAAGTACCACCACCTCGATGGCGGTCTTCCACACGAAACCGACCACGATGTAGTTGACGGCATCGGGCACGGTGGAGATGCCGATAACCGGCGCCGCGATCAGGCAGAAGATGAGAGTGTCAAAGAATTCGCCAACCACCGTCGAGCCGATCAGGCGGGCCCACATATTCTTTTCACCCAGTCGCTGCTTCATGCGCACCAGCACCCACGAGTTGAGCAGCTGGCCCACCAGGTAACCGGCCAGCGAGGCGCCCACGATCTGCGGGACTAGCCCCAGTACCAGAGAGAACTCGTCTTGGTTGGGGTAGAAGTCGGCCGGGGGCAGCCAGATAGCAACGTAGAAAGACAGCACCGCCAGCCCGGCGATGACAAAGCCGGTGAGGATGGCCTTGCGGGCCGCTTTGAATCCGTAGACCTCGCTAAGCACGTCGCCCAAAATGTAGGCGGCGGGGAAGAGGAAGAAGGCGCCGTCAGTGATGATTGGCCCGAGCTGCACGCCCTTAGTGGCCAAGATATTGGATACCAGGAACGTCGCGACAAAGCCCGCGACGATCACGGGATAGTAGGTGGGCCGGAGTGGCACAAACGTTGGCTGGTTGTGAGTCATAGTGCACATCTTCTCATGTCCGTCCCCCTAGACTGAGACGTATGCCCCACAAACCCGTCGCGGCGGTAGAGCCGTACCCCCACCCGCAGCGTGCGCGCGGTGCGGGGAGGTACGCGCCGTCGCCAAGCGGAGACCTGCACTTTGGCAACCTGCGCACCGCGGTGATCGCCTGGCTGTGTGCGCGCGCGACGGGCCGGCGATTTGTGATGCGCGTGGAGGACCTCGATCAGCAGCGCAGCTCCCTAGAAAGTGCGCGCCGCCAGCTAGAAGACCTGCGTGCCCTGGGCGTGACCTGGGAGGAGCCCGTGGTCTACCAGCACGAGCGCTTCGCCGCCTACCAGCGCGCGCTCGAGGAGCTTCAAACGCGGGGGATGGTCTACGAGTGCTACTGCTCGCGCAAAGATATCCGCGAGGCCTCCCGCGCGCCGCACGCGATCCCGGGCCAGTACCCGGGCACCTGCCGAAATTTAAGCGACGAGCAGCGGGCGGCAGAGCGCGAGCGCCTTGCCCGGGACGGCCGTGTGCCGGCGTTGCGCCTGCGCGCTGAGGTGGACAAATGGACGGTACGCGACCAGCTTGCCGGGGAGTTTACTGGCGATGTCGATGATATGATTCTGCGCCGCGGGGGGCAGGACGCGGGCTGGGCGTACAACCTCGCGGTGGTGATCGACGATGCTTTCCAGGGGGTAGACCAGGTGGTGCGCGGCGATGACTTGCTTGCCTCCGCCCCGCGCCAGGCGTACCTCGCGCACCTGTTGGGCTTGAGCCCGGTGGAGTACGTGCACGTTCCGCTGGTGCTCGGCGCCGATGGCAAGCGGCTGGCTAAGCGCGACGGGGCGGTCACGCTGCGCCAGCTGATTGGCGACGCCGCCTCGCCCGCCGATGTGCTCGAAGAGATCGCCGCCTCGCTGGGGGTTGGGGGAGCCCGCTCGATGGCGGAGCTAGTGGCTGGTTTCGATGTGGCGCGTTTGCCGCGCGAGCCCGTTGTGTTCCGTGGGGTTAAGCCGGGTACTGCAAGCTGATCGCGTGCACGATGGGCGTGTCCTGCGTGTTGGGAGGCGTAGAGTCTGCTAGTTGAACGAATGTAAAGGAGCGAGATGGCAGACGAAGACGTGGTGCTTCCGCAGCCAGCCGACCGGTTTAGCCTCCCGGTGCGCTGGCTGCTTTTCTTTCTGGGCGTGTGGGTGATGTCGCTGGGAATCGCGGTGACGATCCGGGCGCAGCTGGGCACCACGCCGATCTCTACGCCGCCTGCCGCGCTGGCCGCCTGGGCGTCCACGGTGGGGGTGTGGACCATCACGATGAACGCGCTGTTCGTGGTGGTCCAGGTGCTGCTGTTGCGCCGGAAGTTCCCGGTGAAGGGCTACTTGCAGTTCTTTGTGGCGGTAGCCTTTGGCTCGCTTATTGATGTCTCTTTGCACCTGACCTGGTTCTTGGCCCCGGGACATTACCTGGAGAAGTGGGCGCTGGTGCTGGTGGGCACGGTGTTGTTGGCCTTAGGCGTATTCATCGAGGTGCTGCCCGGCATCATGTACGTGCCCGGGGAGGGTATCGTCAGCGCGATCGCGCGCGTGACCGGCTGGAACTTTGGCACCGTCAAGCAGTGTTTTGACTGGTCTTTGGTGGTGATCGCGATCGTGATCTCGCTGGTGCTCAACGGCCACGTGGTGGGCGTGCACGAGGGGACAGTGTTTGCGGCTTTTGGGGTCGGTGCGCTGGTGCGGGTGTTCCAGCGGGTTGATCAGGAGCGGTTGCGCAAGAAGCACTTCGGCTACTGAGGCCGCTACTGAGGCCGGGGATAACACAAACCGGGCCCGGCCAAGTTTCCTTGGTCCGGGCCCGGTGTGATTAATGGCGGAGGATGTGGGATTTGAACCCACGAGGGGCGTGAACCCCGCACGCGTTCCAGGCGTGTGACATAGGCCGCTAGTCGAATCCTCCATGTCTGCGCGGCTTTCGCCGTGCTCTAGACAGGCTACACGGCGCGGCCGCCACCTACCAAATTGCTCGCCGCGTCAAGGGGCAGGGGTGGGAAAGCTCCTGGCCGGGACCGGCCGCGGTTGGCACGCGCACGCCCATCGGCTACACTAAGAGGCCGGATCTCGCGCGGCGTGTATCCCGTGAACTCCCCCAGGGCAGGAATGCAGCAAGGGTCAACGGGCTCTACCGGGTGCGCGGGATCCTTTTATGTGCGCCAAATCTTAAGTTTCCCGTGGCCAAGCCCACCTGCGGGCCGCGCGCTTTGGCCCCCGCAGGCGGGGGTGGACCGGCTATGATCGCTAGGGACCGACTGGCAACCTCGCGCACGGAAGGACATTGTGGGCAATGACGTTGGCTGATATCAATCAGGAGAAGCTGGCTACAGACGCCGATGAGATCCGGGCGAAGTATCAGGAGCTCAAGGCTAAGAATCTGAATCTGAACCTCACGCGCGGCAAGCCGTCGGCGGAGCAGCTGAGCTTGAGTGATGAGCTGCTGGCCCTGCCGGGTCGCGGGGAGTACGTGGCGGCGGACGGCACGGACGTGCGTAACTACGGCAACGCTAAGGGCATAGGGGATATTCGGGCGATCTGGGCGGACCTTCTGGGCCTTCCGGTGGAGCTGGTCGTGGCCGGCGATTCCTCCAGCTTGAACATCATGTTCGACCTGGTCAGCTGGGCCTACATCTTTGGCACCAACGATTCGGAGCGGCCCTGGGCCGAAGAGGAGCACGTGAAGTGGATCTGCCCGGTGCCGGGCTATGACCGCCACTTCACTATCTCGGAGCACTTTAGCTTTGAGATGCTCACCGTCCCCATGACTTCCGACGGCCCGGATATGGACGCCGTGCGCGAGCTGGCTCGCGACCCGGAGGTCAAAGGCATGTGGACGGTGCCGGTGTTTTCTAACCCCTCGGGTGTGACGATCTCCGAGGAGGTTGCTCGCGAGCTGGCGCAGATGGATACCGGTGCTGACGATTTCCGCATTGTGTGGGATAACGCCTACGCGGTGCACACGTTGACCGATGAGTTCCCGCCGGTGCACAACGTGATCCGCATGGCCGAGGAGGCTGGGCATCCGAACCGGTTCTGGTTCATGTCTTCTACCTCCAAGATCACTTTCGCCGGCTCGGGCGTGGCGTTCTTCGCCTCCTCGCCGGAGAACTTGTCCTGGTACCTACGGCACGCCGGCGCCCGCGGCATCGGCCCGAATAAGGTCAACCAGCTGGCCCACGCGCGCTACTTTGGCGACGCGGATGGCGTGCGCGCGCTGATGCAGAAGCACGCGGCGTCGCTGGCGCCGAAGTTCGAGGCCGTCGAGGAGATCCTGCACGAGCGGCTGGACGAGTACGGCGTGGCCGAGTGGACGGAGCCGGAAGGCGGGTACTTCGTCTCGCTGGATGTGGTCGACGGTACGGCGGCGCGCGTGGTGGAGCTGGCGAAGAACGCGGGCATCGCGCTGACGGGCGCGGGCAGTTCCTTCCCGTTGCGCGAGGATCCCAATAACCGCAATATCCGGCTGGCGCCCTCGCTGCCGCCGGTAGAGGAGCTGCGGGAGGCGATGCATGGCGTGGCTACCTGCGTGCTGCTCGCGGCGGCGGAGAAGCTGACGGCCTAAGAAGACAGCCTAAGAAACTGTGGATCAGCAGCAGACTCTGCAATGGTTCGAGGGCCTGTTACCGGTGCCCTTGAAGGTGGCCCGCGGCGGGGACTTTCACATTGGCGTGGCGGAGGTCTCTGGGCACGCGGTCGCCTGCACGACGGATTTTGCGGATGTTGAGACGGGCCTGGCCCTAGAGAACAATCCGGAGACGGACGTGCGCGTCGAGCTTTTGGCGTTGGCGGCCACCACCAGGCACCCCGACGCCGGCGGGTTTTCTGCCGGTTCGCGCCACGGCGGGGCCGGCTCGCACAACGGCTACCACGCGTTTAACGGCTATAGCGCCGGCGACTGGGGTAGCGGTTGGGGTGACGGCCCGGTGGCTGCGACGGCGAATCCGGGGTTTATCCGCCAGCAGAACATCGCTGCCGCGGTGCGCACTGTGGGGACCGCGGCTGAGGAGCTCGCCCGTGGGGGCTTGAGCGCCCAGCCGGGCACGCTGCTCACGGGTCTTGCCGTGCGCGCGGGCCTGAGCCTGGATCTGACGGTGCGCCACGGCTTGTTGGCTTCGCCGACGGTGTGGCAGGGCAAAGTGCCCCGGGTGACCGAGGAGCCGGGCGAGGTGGGCGGCGCGCAGGCGGCGCCGGATCGCGGCCGGGTGACGGTGGTGCTGCAGGTGTTGATGCTCACCAGCGAGGAGTATGCGCTAGCGCGGGTGCGTGGGGTGGACCAGCTGATGGAGTTCTGGGAGGATCACGAGGTGGACCCGGGCGATTGGGCGCGCGTGAGCCCGCGGACCGGTCCGCGCTCGGGGCGCAGGTAGCCGGCTGGGTAGGCTAG
Protein-coding sequences here:
- a CDS encoding suppressor of fused domain protein, producing the protein MDQQQTLQWFEGLLPVPLKVARGGDFHIGVAEVSGHAVACTTDFADVETGLALENNPETDVRVELLALAATTRHPDAGGFSAGSRHGGAGSHNGYHAFNGYSAGDWGSGWGDGPVAATANPGFIRQQNIAAAVRTVGTAAEELARGGLSAQPGTLLTGLAVRAGLSLDLTVRHGLLASPTVWQGKVPRVTEEPGEVGGAQAAPDRGRVTVVLQVLMLTSEEYALARVRGVDQLMEFWEDHEVDPGDWARVSPRTGPRSGRR
- a CDS encoding queuosine precursor transporter, translating into MTHNQPTFVPLRPTYYPVIVAGFVATFLVSNILATKGVQLGPIITDGAFFLFPAAYILGDVLSEVYGFKAARKAILTGFVIAGLAVLSFYVAIWLPPADFYPNQDEFSLVLGLVPQIVGASLAGYLVGQLLNSWVLVRMKQRLGEKNMWARLIGSTVVGEFFDTLIFCLIAAPVIGISTVPDAVNYIVVGFVWKTAIEVVVLPVTYAVIGWIKRRELQ
- the gluQRS gene encoding tRNA glutamyl-Q(34) synthetase GluQRS; the protein is MPHKPVAAVEPYPHPQRARGAGRYAPSPSGDLHFGNLRTAVIAWLCARATGRRFVMRVEDLDQQRSSLESARRQLEDLRALGVTWEEPVVYQHERFAAYQRALEELQTRGMVYECYCSRKDIREASRAPHAIPGQYPGTCRNLSDEQRAAERERLARDGRVPALRLRAEVDKWTVRDQLAGEFTGDVDDMILRRGGQDAGWAYNLAVVIDDAFQGVDQVVRGDDLLASAPRQAYLAHLLGLSPVEYVHVPLVLGADGKRLAKRDGAVTLRQLIGDAASPADVLEEIAASLGVGGARSMAELVAGFDVARLPREPVVFRGVKPGTAS
- a CDS encoding YczE/YyaS/YitT family protein, which gives rise to MADEDVVLPQPADRFSLPVRWLLFFLGVWVMSLGIAVTIRAQLGTTPISTPPAALAAWASTVGVWTITMNALFVVVQVLLLRRKFPVKGYLQFFVAVAFGSLIDVSLHLTWFLAPGHYLEKWALVLVGTVLLALGVFIEVLPGIMYVPGEGIVSAIARVTGWNFGTVKQCFDWSLVVIAIVISLVLNGHVVGVHEGTVFAAFGVGALVRVFQRVDQERLRKKHFGY
- a CDS encoding PLP-dependent aminotransferase family protein — its product is MTLADINQEKLATDADEIRAKYQELKAKNLNLNLTRGKPSAEQLSLSDELLALPGRGEYVAADGTDVRNYGNAKGIGDIRAIWADLLGLPVELVVAGDSSSLNIMFDLVSWAYIFGTNDSERPWAEEEHVKWICPVPGYDRHFTISEHFSFEMLTVPMTSDGPDMDAVRELARDPEVKGMWTVPVFSNPSGVTISEEVARELAQMDTGADDFRIVWDNAYAVHTLTDEFPPVHNVIRMAEEAGHPNRFWFMSSTSKITFAGSGVAFFASSPENLSWYLRHAGARGIGPNKVNQLAHARYFGDADGVRALMQKHAASLAPKFEAVEEILHERLDEYGVAEWTEPEGGYFVSLDVVDGTAARVVELAKNAGIALTGAGSSFPLREDPNNRNIRLAPSLPPVEELREAMHGVATCVLLAAAEKLTA